Proteins from one Telopea speciosissima isolate NSW1024214 ecotype Mountain lineage chromosome 1, Tspe_v1, whole genome shotgun sequence genomic window:
- the LOC122651880 gene encoding splicing factor YJU2-like produces the protein MGERKVLNKYFPPDFDPSKLPHGMRRQHQQKNQKQIKVGMMLPMTVRCRTCGIYMYKGTKFNSKKEDVTGENYLGIQNFRFYFKCTNCSAELIMKTDPQNSDYVVEAGATRNFEPWRAVQDDEEEMTGDAMKSLEKRTMDSKREMDNLATLDELKSMKSRHAKVREDVVVLLEALQRNTEQEKEKKLLAEQEEEDEKLIQSIFPQESKKNSVRRINDNDDDDNDDNDVLNQLSSSNVGSKRMKISLEAGKHTNWLRKGSSTFDSFTTHETHLVRISVVKKKPLPPSTSTDESNHEEDQKNKQQEEDEPKAIDTTSTVLESLCEEYGNDESDQ, from the coding sequence atgggagagagaaaggtTTTGAATAAATATTTCCCTCCGGATTTTGATCCTTCAAAACTTCCCCATGGGATGAGGAGGCAGCATCAGCAGAAGAACCAAAAACAAATCAAAGTAGGGATGATGCTTCCTATGACTGTTCGTTGTAGAACTTGTGGGATTTATATGTACAAAGGGACGAAGTTCAACTCGAAGAAAGAAGATGTTACTGGGGAAAATTATTTGGGAATTCAAAATTTCCGGTTCTACTTCAAATGCACCAACTGCTCTGCTGAACTCATTATGAAGACTGATCCACAAAATTCAGATTATGTTGTAGAAGCAGGTGCAACTCGCAATTTTGAGCCTTGGCGTGCAGTTCaggatgatgaagaagagatgACGGGAGATGCAATGAAATCCTTGGAGAAGAGAACGATGGATTCAAAAAGAGAGATGGACAATCTTGCAACATTGGAtgaattgaaatcaatgaagTCTAGACATGCAAAGGTGAGAGAAGATGTGGTGGTGCTTTTGGAGGCCTTGCAACGCAATACTGAgcaggaaaaggagaagaaattattggcagaacaagaagaagaggatgaaaaaCTCATACAGTCAATTTTCCCCCAGGAGTCAAAGAAGAATTCTGTTAGAAGGATCAATGACAATGATGACGACGACAACGACGATAATGATGTTTTAAATCAGCTTTCATCATCAAATGTTGGTTCCAAGAGGATGAAAATTTCTCTAGAAGCAGGGAAACATACAAATTGGCTGAGAAAAGGCAGTAGTACATTTGACAGCTTCACTACTCACGAAACTCATTTAGTTAGAATTTCGGTTGTGAAGAAGAAGCCTTTACCACCTTCTACTTCTACTGATGAAAGCAATCACGAGGAAGATCAGAAGAACAAGCAGCAAGAAGAGGATGAGCCAAAGGCCATTGATACAACAAGCACTGTACTTGAGTCCTTGTGTGAAGAATATGGTAATGATGAAAGTGATCAGTAG